GACAAAACCGGAAAGACAAGCGGAATGGTAAGCCGGATCAAAGAAAACAGAAAGTATGAATATGTCTCGATCGAGCATCTTGGTTTTGTCGAAAATGGCAAAGAAGATACTACAAGCGAGGCTGTAAAAAACTGGTCCGGAGCACTTGAAAATTACATCTTCAGGGAAATCAACGGTAAAACCGAGGTATTAGTAGAGTTGGATACCTCAGATGAATACAAGGATATGTTCCTGGAAACCTGGCCGAAAGCGCTTGAAAAGCTTAAATCTCTTTGTGAAAAATAATATGAAGAATTTACAAATTCCTGAACCGCTCCTGATTCAGTTCGATCTGCATCACCGTTTATATAATAATGTTCTGGAAGGATTTACGGATGAAGAATCCAACCGTAGGCTGACTGGATTCCCACAGCTTAACCATGTGAAATATCTGGCAGGCCATCTGTTAAATTCCCAGTATGGGATTGCAGCCATTGCCGGACTTAAACCGGATATAAAATGGAATGACCTGTTTGCCGTGATGGGACAATCAGAGGCTAAAGATGGATTTGCCTATCCCTCACTTGAAGAGATAAAGACAGAGTGGAATCACCTTCACGAACCAACCTTGCGCGGCCTGAAAGAGCTGCAAGCAGATGATCTCAATCTAAAACCGCCTTCACCTTTTGACCAGGTCTCAGAAAATATCGGTCAGTTGTGGGCTTTCATCAGCCACCACCAGGCGTATCACATCGGGCAGATCGGAATTTTAAGGCGAGCGTTTGGCAAAGAACCCATGAGTTACCAGTGAACAGGTATTCAGTTTTTCAGTGTGTCAGTACTCAATAATCAGAGATCATATGAATAAACAGATTTTTTTTGCGCATAGTGGCGGACCGCAGGGTAGATCCGGGCGAGGCAGTTACGATTTTGTGCAATGGTTGCGGAATGAACTTGGTGATGGATACCAGATTTATGAACCGATTATTGAAGAACCCGATGCTCCGACCTATCAGATGTGGAAAGAAACGGTTGACCGGGAATTTCCAAAACTGACAAACCCTGTTTTTTTGATTGGCCATTCCCTGGGCGGGTCAACCCTGCTCAAATACCTGTCTGAAGAAACATGCGAGTTGCAAATAGCCGGCCTTTTTCTTGTTGCACCGCCTTATTGGGGAAAGCAAGGATGGCAAGCGGAAGACTTTACACTGAGACATGATTTTTCAAAAACTCTGCCTGCAATTCCCGGGATCCATCTGTATCACTGTTTGAATGATCCTGTGGTGCCGGTTGATCATGCGGATGTTTACCAAAAACTCATCCCAACGGCTTCTATCCATAAACTGAACGGGAATGATCATGCTTTTTCGGATGGGCTGCCGGTGCTTGCTGAGCATATCAAAACCACAAAATATACGACTCATGACACAAATCATTGACTTTCCATTTATTTCCCTTGATGGCCGAATCAACGACCGAGACGGCAAAATCGACTTTCATAATCCTGATGATGAGATCCTCTCATTTGTGAATGAGCGGCACGCGGCTTTCTCCAACCACATTTATGATGACTCCACATACGAGATCATGAAGTGGTGGGAAAATCCTTCTGGGCCGGAATCCAAGCTTGAGGTAATTCAGAAGTATACCCGGATTTGGAATAAAACACACAAAACCGTCATTTCAAAACAGCTTTCGGGGCTTGACCCCGATCAATATACAGTGTTGCCCGAGCTTACTGCCGATGCACTGTCCGAACTCAAACAGAAGGCATCCAGTGATATCCTGATCGGTGGCAGTGATCTCACAATCGCGGCCCTGAACTTCGGCCTTCTGAACAGAATTGACCTGATGACAGTACCCGTTATACTTGGCGGCGGAGATTCGTTTTTTGAAAAGATCCCCCGAACCGAATTGAATCTCCTGGAAACCCGCAGTTTTAAGAAAGGGTGGATTTTTTCCAGTTATGAAATAAAGTAAATAAATTCTTTAACCATTATGTAAAAATCAAAACCCGAATCGATGAGTACATTCAACCCTGAATTTCCCAAAATTGTAACACACGAACAGTGGCTTGCAGAACGAAAAGAGCTTCTGATACAAGAAAAAGAGTTTACAAAACAACGAGATGAATTAAACTCCAAGCGCCGCCGTCTGCCGATGGTGAAAATCGAGAAGGAATATACATTTGAAGGACCGGACGACAAACTCAACCTTTCTGACCTGTTCGAAGGCCGCCGCCAGCTCATTATTTATCATTTTATGTTCCATCCTGATTGGGATGAAGGCTGCCCGAGCTGCTCTTTTTTGGTTGATAACATCGGCCACCTTTCTCATCTGCATGCCCGAAATACCACACTCGCACTGGTTTCACGAGCCCCGCTTGAAAAACTTGAGGCCTATAAAACACGTTTGGACTGGAACCTGCCCTGGTACTCTTCGCACGAAAGTGACTTCAACTACGATTTCCATGCATCGATAAACCAGAAAAAAGGCTCAAGCGAATACAATTACACTGAAAAACCGGAACTGGTAAAAAGTCTGAATGGAAAAACGGCGGAGGTCCCCGGCACCAGTGTGTTTCTCCGCGATGGGGAAACAATCTTTCACACTTACTCCTCATATGCGCGAGGGGGCGACTTGCTGCTCGGCACCTATAACTGGCTCGATCTAACAGCCCTCGGGCGCCAGGAAGCCTGGGAAAAACCCAAAGGGCGCAGCGACGGCCCCTTCATGAGCTGGGTACGCCGGCATGACCAATACGATTAATTAAACCCTCCAAGGGTTTCAAACCCTTGGAGGGTTATAAAATGAAAATAGAAACTTATGGCAACCGCCATGCCAACCATCCACGTTTACAAAACCTCAGTAGATAACGAAACCGATGCGAAACTCATCGCTGAACTCATCTCTCGCGAAATTCCATCCAGTAAAATCAGTTTTGACCTGGACGAT
The window above is part of the Rhodohalobacter sp. SW132 genome. Proteins encoded here:
- a CDS encoding dihydrofolate reductase family protein, yielding MTQIIDFPFISLDGRINDRDGKIDFHNPDDEILSFVNERHAAFSNHIYDDSTYEIMKWWENPSGPESKLEVIQKYTRIWNKTHKTVISKQLSGLDPDQYTVLPELTADALSELKQKASSDILIGGSDLTIAALNFGLLNRIDLMTVPVILGGGDSFFEKIPRTELNLLETRSFKKGWIFSSYEIK
- a CDS encoding DinB family protein is translated as MKNLQIPEPLLIQFDLHHRLYNNVLEGFTDEESNRRLTGFPQLNHVKYLAGHLLNSQYGIAAIAGLKPDIKWNDLFAVMGQSEAKDGFAYPSLEEIKTEWNHLHEPTLRGLKELQADDLNLKPPSPFDQVSENIGQLWAFISHHQAYHIGQIGILRRAFGKEPMSYQ
- a CDS encoding SRPBCC domain-containing protein — protein: MEKLHFSITINAPKEMVWDTMLDEKTYRVWTRVFMPGSFYEGNWDQGSKLYFLAPDKTGKTSGMVSRIKENRKYEYVSIEHLGFVENGKEDTTSEAVKNWSGALENYIFREINGKTEVLVELDTSDEYKDMFLETWPKALEKLKSLCEK
- a CDS encoding alpha/beta hydrolase; its protein translation is MNKQIFFAHSGGPQGRSGRGSYDFVQWLRNELGDGYQIYEPIIEEPDAPTYQMWKETVDREFPKLTNPVFLIGHSLGGSTLLKYLSEETCELQIAGLFLVAPPYWGKQGWQAEDFTLRHDFSKTLPAIPGIHLYHCLNDPVVPVDHADVYQKLIPTASIHKLNGNDHAFSDGLPVLAEHIKTTKYTTHDTNH
- a CDS encoding DUF899 domain-containing protein, which produces MSTFNPEFPKIVTHEQWLAERKELLIQEKEFTKQRDELNSKRRRLPMVKIEKEYTFEGPDDKLNLSDLFEGRRQLIIYHFMFHPDWDEGCPSCSFLVDNIGHLSHLHARNTTLALVSRAPLEKLEAYKTRLDWNLPWYSSHESDFNYDFHASINQKKGSSEYNYTEKPELVKSLNGKTAEVPGTSVFLRDGETIFHTYSSYARGGDLLLGTYNWLDLTALGRQEAWEKPKGRSDGPFMSWVRRHDQYD